In Gammaproteobacteria bacterium, the DNA window GTTACCCCCGCTGCTACTGTTTCGTATCCGGTTCGGCATCTATGGACGGTAGCCGAATTTCAGCGCATGGGAGAAACCGGTTTTCTCCACCCGGAATCGCGGCTGGAACTCATTGAAGGGGAATTATTTGCAATGGCGCCAATCGGACACTTCCATGCCGGGATCATCCGTATCCTAATGGATCGATTAGGAGCGGCTGTCGGTTCAGCGGCAATTGTAGATTCACAAAACCCAATCGTGCTCGATGAGCAGTCTGAACCGCAACCGGACATTGTCTTGTTGCGTCCACGTCCGGATTATTATCTACATGGGCATCCTTGCGCTCAGGATGTGTTGTTGCTTATTGAAGTGTCGGACAGCACAGTTCAGTTCGATCGCAAGACCAAGGTTCCGCTGTACGCCCGGCATGGAATCCCTGAAGTGTGGCTGGTAGTGGGACCCAAACGGCGTCATATCGAAGTCCATCGCGATCTCCTACCGGATCACAGCGCCTATCAGACCCGCTGGCAATTGCGCGAGGGCGTCCTGGCGCCGGTGCAGTTGCCCCAGGCGGAAATTCGCCTGGATAAGGTGTTTATCTAATCGGCGTAATCTTCCAGCCGTAGCGGTTTCATCAATGGCTCTCCATCGAACCACACTTGTTCGCCTTCCAATTTCAGCCGTCCTTCGGCAAACCAGCGAATCGCTTGCGGATACAGGCGATGTTCCTGCTTCAGAACGCGCGCCGCCAGTATATCAGGATCATCGTCGGGTAATAAGGGAACGCGCGCCTGGACAATGAGCGGTCCGCCATCCAGTTCGGCGGTGACGAAATGAATCGTCGCGCCATGCTCGGTTTCCCCGGCGGCAATCGCCCGTTCATGGGTATGCAGTCCGCGAAATTTTGGCAGCAACGAGGGATGGATGTTAAATAACCGTCCCCGGTAGTGCTCGGTGAAGCCCGCCGTCAACACGCGCATGAATCCGGCCAGAATCACTAGATTGGGTTGTTGGCGGTCGATCAACTCGATCAGCGCCGCTTCGAATTCGGGCCGATCAGGGAAATTCTTGTGATCCAGCTCCAGTGCTGGAACTCTGGCTTGTCTTGCCCGCTCCAGGCCATGAACGCCGGGCCGGTTGCTGATCACGGCAGCCACTTCAACTGGTAGTTCGCCACTCGCCGCCTGATCGAGAATGGCCTGCAAATTACTGCCGCGCCCGGAAATGAGCACCACCAGCCGGCATTTTCGTTCCGCGTTCACGACCGGAATTCCACGACCGGCTCCCCTTCACCGGCCACGATTTCGCCAATGCGCCAAGCCGTTTCCCCGGCCTCGCGCAACAAAGTCAACGCCCGTTCAACATCCGACGCTGCGACGCAGACCACCATGCCTACCCCACAATTAAAAGTGCGCCACATTTCCGCCTCGATGACACCACCTTGTTGTTGCAACCATTCAAAGATCGCTGGACGCGACCAACCTTGGGTATCAATGCGTGCCTTGACGCCGACGGGCAGAACGCGGGGCAGATTTTCGGTCAAACCGCCGCCAGTGATGTGGGCGATGGCGTGGACTGGAAGCTGTCCCAGCAATTTGAGCATCGGCTTGACATAAATACGGGTTGGCGTCAGCAAGGTTTCGCCAAGCGTGCGGCCATCAGCGAAAGGTTGATTCAGCTCCGCGCCGCTGACCGCCAGAATCCTGCGAATCAGCGAATAGCCGTTGGAATGGGGGCCGGAGGAAGCTAATCCGAGCAGGATGTTGCCGGATTTGACCTGATTGCGATCAATGATTTGCGCTTTTTCCACGACACCGACACAGAAACCGGCGAGATC includes these proteins:
- a CDS encoding Uma2 family endonuclease, with product MSASLLPDRVTPAATVSYPVRHLWTVAEFQRMGETGFLHPESRLELIEGELFAMAPIGHFHAGIIRILMDRLGAAVGSAAIVDSQNPIVLDEQSEPQPDIVLLRPRPDYYLHGHPCAQDVLLLIEVSDSTVQFDRKTKVPLYARHGIPEVWLVVGPKRRHIEVHRDLLPDHSAYQTRWQLREGVLAPVQLPQAEIRLDKVFI
- the purN gene encoding phosphoribosylglycinamide formyltransferase, which codes for MNAERKCRLVVLISGRGSNLQAILDQAASGELPVEVAAVISNRPGVHGLERARQARVPALELDHKNFPDRPEFEAALIELIDRQQPNLVILAGFMRVLTAGFTEHYRGRLFNIHPSLLPKFRGLHTHERAIAAGETEHGATIHFVTAELDGGPLIVQARVPLLPDDDPDILAARVLKQEHRLYPQAIRWFAEGRLKLEGEQVWFDGEPLMKPLRLEDYAD
- the purM gene encoding phosphoribosylformylglycinamidine cyclo-ligase; amino-acid sequence: MNDSPQPSSSLSYRDAGVDIDAGNRLVDRIKPHARRTLRPGVLGGLGGFGALFELPLDRYRQPVLVSGTDGVGTKLKLALELKQHDTIGIDLVAMCVNDVLVAGAEPLFFLDYYATGRLDLDIAADVIKGIADGCEQAGAALVGGETAEMPGMYSEGDYDLAGFCVGVVEKAQIIDRNQVKSGNILLGLASSGPHSNGYSLIRRILAVSGAELNQPFADGRTLGETLLTPTRIYVKPMLKLLGQLPVHAIAHITGGGLTENLPRVLPVGVKARIDTQGWSRPAIFEWLQQQGGVIEAEMWRTFNCGVGMVVCVAASDVERALTLLREAGETAWRIGEIVAGEGEPVVEFRS